Within Methanobacterium bryantii, the genomic segment TGCCAGAGGTTCAAACACTTATAGAAAAAGAAGGGTCAATCTTTATGCTCCTTGATTTGAGACAATTCAAATGGGAAGATATAGGTGCATGGATGGCTGATATGAACTTTGGCCGTACCTACCGCGATAAAATAGATAAAATGGCTATCGTAGGAGATAAAACCTGGGAAAAGTGGATAACAATACTTGCAGATCCTTTTTATTCCAAAGAAGCGCGATTTTTTTATTCAGAAGATATTGATTCTGCTTGGAAATGGTTAAAAGAATAAATTCCAGTTCCACACTGC encodes:
- a CDS encoding SpoIIAA family protein yields the protein MIEKMSESEGKILGFKAVGTVTKADYKVLVPEVQTLIEKEGSIFMLLDLRQFKWEDIGAWMADMNFGRTYRDKIDKMAIVGDKTWEKWITILADPFYSKEARFFYSEDIDSAWKWLKE